A section of the Anabaena cylindrica PCC 7122 genome encodes:
- a CDS encoding ribose-phosphate pyrophosphokinase — protein sequence MNAHRGSAVLSSATLKVQPATTGITENHRLRLFSGSANLQLSQEVSRYLGMDLGPMIRKRFADGELYVQIQESIRGCDVYLIQPTCQPVNDHLMELLIMIDACRRASARQVTAVLPYYGYARADRKTAGRESITAKLVANLITQAGANRILAMDLHAAQIQGYFDIPFDHVYGSPVLLDYLVSKQLHDIVVVSPDVGGVARARAFAKKLNDAPLAIIDKRRQAHNVAEVLNVIGDVKGKTAVLVDDMIDTGGTIAEGAKLLRQEGASQVYACATHAVFSPPAIERLSSGLFEEVIVTNTIPIPESDHFPQLVTLSVANLLGEAIWRIHEDSSLSSLFR from the coding sequence ATGAATGCACATCGAGGATCTGCTGTGCTTAGTTCTGCGACTTTAAAAGTGCAACCAGCAACCACAGGAATAACAGAAAATCATCGCCTGCGGCTTTTTTCTGGCTCTGCTAATTTACAACTATCCCAAGAAGTATCTCGTTATTTGGGAATGGACTTGGGACCAATGATTCGCAAAAGATTTGCGGACGGAGAACTTTATGTTCAAATCCAAGAATCAATTCGGGGTTGTGATGTCTATTTAATTCAGCCCACTTGTCAACCTGTTAATGACCACTTAATGGAATTGCTGATTATGATTGATGCCTGTCGTCGGGCTTCTGCACGGCAGGTAACAGCAGTACTTCCATATTATGGTTACGCTCGTGCTGACCGCAAAACCGCCGGACGAGAATCAATAACAGCCAAGTTGGTTGCCAACCTGATCACACAAGCAGGTGCTAACCGCATTTTAGCAATGGATTTGCACGCCGCGCAAATTCAGGGATATTTCGATATACCCTTTGATCATGTTTATGGTTCACCAGTTTTGTTGGATTATCTGGTCAGTAAACAACTCCATGATATTGTAGTTGTTTCCCCGGATGTCGGTGGTGTCGCACGAGCCAGAGCATTTGCGAAAAAGCTCAATGATGCACCATTAGCAATTATTGATAAACGCCGTCAGGCTCACAATGTTGCTGAAGTTTTGAACGTCATTGGTGATGTTAAAGGCAAAACGGCTGTGCTAGTAGATGACATGATTGATACCGGCGGCACAATTGCTGAAGGTGCTAAATTACTGCGTCAAGAAGGTGCAAGTCAGGTATATGCCTGTGCTACCCATGCAGTTTTCTCACCACCTGCGATTGAACGCTTATCAAGTGGCTTGTTTGAAGAAGTTATAGTCACTAACACCATTCCCATTCCTGAAAGTGATCACTTTCCCCAATTAGTGACGCTTTCAGTGGCTAATTTACTGGGAGAAGCTATTTGGCGGATTCACGAAGATAGTTCTCTCAGTAGTTTATTCCGTTAG
- a CDS encoding protein kinase domain-containing protein: MQPPITVSTVLQNRYHIIHVLGQGGFGRTYLAEDQRRFNELCAIKELTIAVKGASSEKKAKELFEREAATLYQIEHPQIPKFREKFEQDQRLFLVQDYVAGKTYHTLLAEHQAVGQSFSETEVLELMNSLLPVLEYIHSCGIIHRDISPDNLILRESDNKPVLIDFGVVKELATRLYAPNQKQVTTVGKMGYSPSEQIQSGRAYPNSDLYALAVTAIVLLTLKEPTDLFDETKVSWNWQQWVTINPRFAEVLQRMLSYVPSDRFQSAAQVQLALQSLDQPHVPQTNISYVQTLAVGNRPQPPSPQKPRPVIYAQQTSPKQTSSILDKPLAIGAIGSAVVILAGFGSWAIVKSFRNQSQQPSEGTSVPQNFPSPVIPDTTFTLSPTPTPTNTQSVVYQKRLKLGRLNTATVEDTLKVNDIIQYSFAAQAGQKLTVSVDQGSGILLTVLTPNGQPIDGQSQPVASYEGILLDSGKYIIQLSLSEGVAESYYSLSVALSTLTTPVETPTPTETPTPVETPTPTETPTPVETPTPAETPIPEETPTPTPTETPTTDAENNNQLPETTSTPGFDQQN; this comes from the coding sequence ATGCAACCACCCATTACAGTTAGTACTGTCCTGCAAAATCGTTACCATATAATTCACGTTCTTGGACAGGGGGGATTTGGTAGAACCTATCTTGCAGAAGACCAGAGGCGCTTTAACGAACTTTGTGCGATTAAGGAATTAACGATCGCAGTTAAGGGAGCTTCTAGTGAAAAAAAGGCAAAAGAGTTGTTTGAGCGAGAAGCTGCGACTTTATATCAAATTGAACATCCACAAATACCGAAGTTTCGGGAAAAATTTGAACAGGATCAACGCTTGTTTTTGGTACAAGATTACGTTGCTGGGAAGACTTACCATACTTTGTTAGCTGAACACCAAGCTGTTGGTCAATCTTTTTCAGAGACGGAAGTTTTAGAGTTGATGAACTCTTTATTGCCAGTTTTAGAATACATCCACAGTTGTGGGATTATTCACCGTGATATTTCGCCGGATAATTTGATTTTACGAGAAAGTGACAACAAACCTGTATTAATTGATTTTGGGGTAGTTAAAGAATTAGCTACAAGATTATATGCGCCAAATCAAAAGCAGGTAACTACTGTGGGAAAAATGGGCTATTCTCCCAGTGAGCAAATTCAATCAGGCAGAGCTTATCCCAATAGTGACTTGTATGCACTGGCGGTAACGGCCATTGTTTTGTTAACGCTGAAAGAACCGACAGATTTATTTGATGAAACTAAAGTGAGTTGGAATTGGCAGCAGTGGGTAACGATTAATCCGCGTTTTGCTGAAGTATTACAGCGAATGTTAAGCTATGTTCCAAGCGATCGCTTTCAAAGTGCGGCACAAGTGCAATTAGCTTTGCAATCACTAGATCAACCCCATGTTCCTCAAACCAATATCTCCTATGTACAAACTCTCGCTGTTGGTAATCGCCCGCAACCACCATCACCTCAAAAACCTCGTCCTGTAATTTATGCTCAACAAACTAGTCCAAAACAAACTAGTTCAATCCTCGATAAACCGTTAGCAATTGGGGCTATTGGCAGTGCTGTAGTTATCTTAGCGGGATTTGGTTCTTGGGCAATAGTCAAGTCTTTTCGCAATCAATCCCAACAACCATCAGAAGGAACATCTGTACCCCAGAATTTTCCCTCACCAGTAATTCCTGATACTACATTTACACTGTCACCTACACCTACACCGACTAATACCCAATCTGTTGTATATCAAAAACGCCTGAAATTAGGCAGGTTGAATACTGCTACAGTCGAGGATACTCTTAAAGTAAATGACATAATTCAATATAGTTTTGCGGCTCAAGCTGGGCAAAAATTAACGGTTTCTGTTGACCAAGGATCTGGGATTTTGCTAACAGTATTAACTCCCAATGGTCAACCAATTGATGGACAGTCTCAACCAGTTGCATCATATGAGGGCATCTTACTAGATAGTGGTAAATATATTATTCAATTAAGTCTGTCCGAGGGAGTGGCTGAAAGTTATTACAGTCTCAGTGTTGCTTTATCAACACTAACTACGCCTGTAGAGACACCAACACCAACGGAAACTCCTACACCTGTAGAGACACCAACACCAACGGAAACTCCTACACCTGTAGAGACACCAACACCAGCGGAAACTCCTATACCTGAAGAGACACCAACACCGACACCAACGGAAACTCCGACTACAGATGCAGAAAACAATAATCAATTACCTGAAACAACATCAACACCAGGATTTGATCAACAAAATTAA
- the bioD gene encoding dethiobiotin synthase produces MLNTLLIAGTDTDAGKTFLTTALAAYRQKYYPQSSLGIMKPIQSGVGDSELYQTLFTLNQSPEEITPLYFQAPLAPPIAAAKENRTIDLALVWQTLLKLQKERDFLLVESLGGLGSPVTDELTVADLAGEWRLPTVLVVPVRLGAIAQAVANVALARQTKVNLRGIILNCTQPRTEAEIADLTPPQLIQSFTHIPVLGCLPYLENPTDLDKLAEIGSNLDWEILT; encoded by the coding sequence TTGTTAAACACATTACTAATTGCAGGGACTGATACGGACGCTGGCAAAACTTTTTTGACCACAGCCTTGGCAGCTTATCGGCAAAAATATTACCCTCAAAGCAGCTTGGGGATTATGAAACCGATTCAATCTGGTGTCGGTGATAGTGAACTTTATCAGACTCTTTTTACACTAAATCAGTCGCCAGAAGAGATTACACCTTTGTATTTTCAAGCACCTCTAGCTCCACCAATTGCAGCAGCGAAAGAAAATCGTACTATAGATTTAGCTTTGGTTTGGCAGACTCTACTAAAGTTACAAAAGGAACGTGATTTTCTGCTGGTGGAGTCTTTGGGAGGATTGGGTTCACCAGTTACTGATGAATTGACGGTGGCAGATTTAGCGGGTGAATGGCGTTTACCAACGGTTTTGGTTGTGCCAGTAAGATTAGGTGCGATCGCTCAAGCCGTGGCTAATGTAGCATTAGCTAGACAAACTAAAGTTAATCTGCGTGGAATTATTCTCAACTGTACCCAACCCCGCACAGAAGCAGAAATAGCTGATTTAACACCACCACAGTTAATTCAATCATTTACTCACATACCCGTTTTAGGTTGTTTACCTTATTTAGAAAATCCCACTGATTTAGATAAACTTGCTGAAATTGGATCTAATTTAGACTGGGAAATATTAACGTAA